CCTGAAATGAGAGGAATTCAGCTATGGTGAGCCGTGCACCAAGGGGTCCCGGGGGGTCTCCTGGGAGTTGGAATTGGAAAAGCCAGACCAGTCTGTTCCGTCCTCAGGAGACTGGGACATGGATTGATATCATAATGGTGATGTGCCCAGATCCTGTACAAATTCTGGCTAAGATCCGAAAGCAGGCCTGCACTGACTTTACAAGGCCAAAGAATAGTTTGCACCTAAATTCAGAGAttttaaggtgagaagggactGCTGTGAGCATCTAGTGAGTCTGCTTGTccgcctgcataacacaggccagagaacttccctgcaCATGGTTTGCtcgcacccagcttaccaagcgatccagatcacccTGTATCAGTGACTGTCCtcagtgttatttacccctccccCGGTTCTGATGTCATCTGCACCGACATTATTACACCTTCCTCCCAAGGAGCCCAAAGCATGTTACAAGTATGAATCAGTCCTCTGGTGAGGCCAGTCAGCACCGTTACCAacattttacagacaaggaaactgaggcacagggaggggacagGACTTGCCCACTGTCACATGGTGAGGAAATGCTAGCGTTGGAAATAGAATCCAGGGCTCCTGATCTATCCGCTGGAGTCCAGACACACCGTCCCTGCCCCTCGGCTCACCCTCTGGCACTCCCTTCCAGCGCGGGGAACGGAATTCTCCGAGCTCCCTGCTCTAGCCACAGCCTGAGCTCCGGAGTCTCTGTTTCGTTGGCAAGAGCTGGAGATCATAATGCCACCAAGTGCAGAACTCAGAACAGCTTCATACCTTTCCCTGTGCCTGCTGAGCAGGCTAGTCCCAGAGCCCTGTGTCCAGACCTCTCCAGgtctcccctcctccactcccctcacAGGGGGCATTTGTCTCCTCCCAAGAGTCTGTTACTTGTTTGGGATCTTAGATGGCGCTTTCCACTGTAATTTAACCCAAAGTGCTGCACTTTGCCTGCAGTGAGTTTTGTCAGGGGCCAGATCTACAGGTCTTGGGCTAAGCCACAATCTTTTGGGCTACTCATGGCCTTTGGCACCCCCTGGGCTCCCTGAGCTAGGCACTGGCAGAGGGAGGCGGGGTGCATGGGCTTTGAGGGCAGCACTGTCCCAGGACTGGggaacccccctccctccacactgtCCTTGGTGAGAGAACCCCCCGCCCCTCTATACAGTCTGGCGAGGGGGGCTGGTACTGGTGCTCTGGTGTCCCCTTCAAACAGGCCTGTCCAGTGTGTactggcaggagctggggctcgCGGCTGGGCTTGGCAGGACCTCGAGGccaaggggctggggctgctttGCCCAGAGTCTCAGCCCTGCCAGGCTTGAGTTGCAGGGGTCCCTGTACATATAAGGCGAAGCTTCGGGTCCGTAGGTGGGGGCGGGAGACCTGGCGGGGCCGGCCAGGTTGTTGAAGTTCTCCAGGGCCGGGACCCTGGGCATGGAGGCTGTTGCCACCCCTGGGAACATGGCTTGTTGGGAGAAGGAATTGAGATCCACAGCATTGAAGAGCTGGAAGCCTTtgccggggagggggctggcctgGAAGCCCTTGGGGGTCCAGCTGTTGTAGGAGTAGCTGCGGTAGAGGTCTTCATACGGGCCCCTGGGCAGACCGTTCAGCTGGGGGCCAAAGCTCCCCTTGCACAGCTCGGTCTGCAGGTGCCGCTCCTTCTTCCGCCACTTGGCTCTGCGGTTCTTAAACCAgaccttcagagagagagagagagcggggaggggagaaaagcCTGCTTTGAGCTCAATGGCACAGCAGCCAGCATTGCAGCTAATCAACCTGCCTCCCACTTCTCAGCAGCTTGTGCAGTCCCTACCTCAGCCAGGAGAGACTCACGGGCATCCCCAGCTGGGGACCGTTTGGTGGGGCTCAGCCCAGCTGCTAGCAGGTGAACACACATCCCCCaaagcaccccccctccccagttggcagaggggccagggaccGAACGATCCCTGGAGGCTGaagccgcccccccctcccccgtctccGGTACAAGCCTGGGGCTTGCCTGGGCATTGCAGACCTGGTCCCTGCTCGGTGAATAAGGCTCTAGGGATGCCAAGCTGGCATCTTCCCAGCACTACGTGGCCCCATCCAACCTGGTGCCAACTTCCTGAGCTGCACCTGCCCACACCAGGTCTGAATCTGGCCCAAACAGCAGCCCTAGTCGCCCCAGCACCTGGAGTGACCCTGGCAATTTTGTCTCCCTCTGTGATGAATTCCTGTGCCCCAGTACGGGGGCCTGTCCCGACCCCACAGACTCACTCAGCCCCGTGA
Above is a genomic segment from Emys orbicularis isolate rEmyOrb1 chromosome 2, rEmyOrb1.hap1, whole genome shotgun sequence containing:
- the LOC135874383 gene encoding pituitary homeobox 3-like, which translates into the protein MSALLPSAGLPGTERGAENGENSRYKSSGSSGEEELNLGKKKLRRQRTHFTSQQLQELEATFQRNRYPDMSTREEIAGWTNLAEPRIRVWFKNRRAKWRKKERHLQTELCKGSFGPQLNGLPRGPYEDLYRSYSYNSWTPKGFQASPLPGKGFQLFNAVDLNSFSQQAMFPGVATASMPRVPALENFNNLAGPARSPAPTYGPEASPYMYRDPCNSSLAGLRLWAKQPQPLGLEVLPSPAASPSSCQYTLDRPV